In Mixophyes fleayi isolate aMixFle1 chromosome 4, aMixFle1.hap1, whole genome shotgun sequence, the following proteins share a genomic window:
- the LOC142150446 gene encoding olfactory receptor 5J3-like yields the protein MISYASPSGLVQVMNENNVSYVFLFGFPNLHNFNSLLFVLLFIIYCITMCGNVIIIILVSISKNLHSPMYFFITQVSLLDILMTSNILPNLLYIVLHDGGTMSLDACLSQFFVFANSETSECLILTVMSYDRYVAICNPLRYGSIINKRFCVMSIIGSWVLSFLMVLMNEIDMCKLDFCGPYVIDHFFCDFPPILELSCSDTSLIQIQASLFGIIIIICPFTIIIVSYVYIITTILNIQSLSGRQKAFSTCSSHLTVVSIFYGSLFFVYMVPSKGQFLTTSKTLSLLYTVVSPLLNPFIYSLRNKDFKQALEKLKKNLNLINLYQ from the coding sequence ATGATATCTTATGCTTCTCCTTCAGGACTTGTTCAAGTAATGAATGAGAACAATGTCTCTTATGTCTTTCTCTTCGGATTTCCAAATCTTCACAACTTCAATAGTCTATTGTTTGTGTTACTGTTCATCATTTACTGTATCACCATGTGCGGtaatgttattatcattattttagtTTCAATTAGCAAAAATCTTCATTCTCCAATGTATTTCTTCATCACACAAGTGTCTTTACTGGACATTCTGATGACTTCGAACATTCTCCCTAACTTACTTTACATTGTACTGCATGACGGTGGCACCATGTCTCTGGATGCCTGTTTATCACAGTTTTTTGTGTTTGCTAACTCAGAGACATCAGAGTGTCTGATCCTAACAGTGATGTCTTATGACCGATATGTGGCTATCTGTAACCCACTGCGTTATGGCTCTATAATCAACAAACGGTTTTGTGTAATGTCTATCATTGGATCTTGGGTGTTAAGTTTCTTGATGGTTTTGATGAATGAAATAGATATGTGCAAATTAGACTTCTGTGGACCATATGTTATTGATCATTTCTTCTGTGATTTCCCTCCTATTCTAGAGCTTTCTTGTTCAGATACTTCACTTATACAAATACAGGCATCTTTATTcggcattattatcatcatatgtCCATTCACAATCATCATTGTTTCTTATGTGTATATCATCACCACCATCCTAAACATCCAGTCCCTCAGTGGAAGacagaaagccttctccacctgcagcTCCCACCTGACTGTTGTGTCTATATTCTATGGGTCTCTCTTTTTTGTATATATGGTTCCAAGCAAAGGACAATTCTTAACCACGAGCAAGACATTGTCACTGCTTTACACTGTGGTATCACCATTGCTTAACCCATTCATATACAGCCTGAGGAATAAAGACTTCAAGCAAGCTTTGGAAAAATTGAAGAAAAATttgaatttaattaatttatatcaATAA